The Crassostrea angulata isolate pt1a10 chromosome 1, ASM2561291v2, whole genome shotgun sequence nucleotide sequence AAGGAAGTGGACAATATGAGCAATGAAAACTACGAGCTGACGATGCTCAAGAAAAAGTTAGCTCATGAAATGCAACTGAAGGATGTTCAGTTGGAAGTGAAATCCAATCAGATAAGCAGACTACAGCAGGAAAATAAGGCGTTACATGCGGAGattgaaaaactgaaaaaagttaCAAACACACAGACAGAGAAAGAAAGGACACTGACAGAACTGCAACAAATAGTTAATGACTTGCGACAATCTCGAGATCATGTGCGAGATGAAAACACAGAGTTAAAATACAAACTTGAACAACAACGAGCTAGATTTTTGTCACCTAGGCGACAGTCCTCCTATTCTAAAACCTCAAACAGTAAATCTTTACGAGCAAAAGCCGCTAACAAAAAGAAACTCAACAATAGATAAGTGAATGGtgcttattttgaattttttttttaaccatagcAATATTAAGATTGGAAATTGACATAAAATtgcatttgtaaataaatcatcCATCGATTCagataatttgttttattttaccaGTGACTACATATTGCCTATCCCCTTCTGACTACTGACTTCTTCTACAGTAAACTTCTCTTAACAACCCCCCCCCGCCTCAGACCTtaagacaaaataataaaatcccCTCAAAAATCAACCCACTGTGACCCACCCccataaataaaacaagaggcccatgggccacatcgctcacctgaggaacaataggtatgataaaatcagcttaatggagtcataatacaatgtacaataatacatgtaattactgtataaataaaatccattttccgccctggatattcttatgtttataatcattagtccttTTTATAACAGGATGactttatagtcatatcacatgataagtattgcagttctcaaaaagatccttaataattgtttatatatgggatataaagctacatcaaactctgaaccttcttgtgaggcccaagaattgtcctggagccaaagacttaacaattataaagattcatctggctgattagtttctgagaagatttttaaaaatttactctatatattcctatgtaaaattttaacacccccctcccccccaagtggccccaccctacccccagggatcatgattttcacaactttgaatctacactaccggaggatacttccacacaagtttcagctttcctggctaataagtttctgagaagaagatttttaaatatttactctatatattcctatgtaaaacttcgacccccattgtggccccaccctaccctcggggtcatgattttcacaactttgaatctacactttctgaggatgcttccacacaagtttcagttttcctggctgattagtttctgagaagaagattttaaaagatttactctatatattcctatgtaaaacttggaccctcattgtggccccaccttacccccaggggtcatgattttcacaactttgaatctacactttctgaggatgcttccacacaagtttcagttttcctggctgattagtttctgagaagaagatttttaaaaatttactctatatattcctatgtaaaactacgaccccccattgtggcccaaacctaccccccaagttcatgattttcacaactttgaatctacactttcttgaggatgcttccacacaagtttcagctttcctggctgattagtttctgagaagaagatttttaaaaatttactctatatattcctatgtaaaactttgagcccccattgtggccccaccctaccccagggggtcatgattttcacaactttgaattgacactacctgaggatgcttccacacaagtttcagctttcctggctgattaatttctgagaagaagatttttaaaaatttactctatatattcctatgtaaaactacgaccccccattgtggcccaaacctaccccccaagttcatgattttcacaactttgaatctacactttctgaggatgcttccacacaagtttcagttttcctggctgattagtttctgagaagaagattttaaaagatttactctatatattcctatgtaaaacttggacccccattgtggccccaccttacccccaggggtcatgattttcacaactttgaatctacacttcctgaggatgctttcacacaagtttcagcattcctggctgattagtttctgagaagaagatttttaaaaatttactctatatattcctatgtaaaactacgaccccccattgtggcccaaacctaccccccaagttcatgattttcacaactttgaatctacactttcttgaggatgcttccacacaagtttcagctttcctggctgattagtttctgagaagaagatttttaaaaatttactctatatattcctatgtaaaactttgagcccccattgtggccccaccctaccccagggggtcatgattttcacaactttgaattgacactacctgaggatgcttccacacaagtttcagcattcctggctgattaatttctgagaagaagatttttaaaaatttactctatatattcctatgtaaaactacgaccccccattgtggcccaaacctaccccccaagttcatgattttcacaactttgaatctacactttcttgaggatgcttccacacaagtttcagctttcctggctgattagtttctgagaagaagatttttaaaaatttactctatatattcctatgtaaaacttggacccccattgtggccccaccctacccccggggtcatgaatttcacaactttgaatctacactatctgaggatacttccacaaaagtttcagctttcctggctttatggttcttgagaagaagatttttgaaaatttctcaaaaattttcattaatttctaattatctccccttgaaaatgGGTGTAGCCCTCAATTTTCAAatctttgaatcccctttgcctaaagatgatttgtgccaagtttggttgaaattggcccagtagttcttgagaagatgttgaaaatgtgaaaagtttacggacagacagacggacgacagacaaaatgtgatcagaatagctcacttgagctttcagctcaggtgagctaaaaaaagagaccatagaaaatattaatttagcTAATGGCTTCCTGTGGCAATGCTTCTTTTTTTCTTGGGTGAATAAATTCTACATTCTTtgatcaatttcttttttagtaAAGTCTTGTtagaaatacaaaatttaattccAAAACTCTAGGTAAATTTTTAAGTCTTTAAAAATGGCCAACTGTTAGAAGATATTATCTATTATCTTCCCCTAAATTTTCATTTACCaggtttattttaattttttgtattttcaaataAGTATCATGATAATAGGCTTTAAACCATAGTCTCTGGTCAAGGACATCCATACTTTTGAGTTTAGATGAACTGATAGATAAAATTATGACTAATAAATGAGTCATCAACTGGTgctctttgcaaaaaaaaaaaggctttgTCATTATGTTTCTGCAGTTTTTGTTAACAGCAATTAGCAGTTATAAGGATTGAAAATGCAAGCAAACTAAATGCCCACATACTAGCTTACAAAATGGAGCATATATCTGTCAAtgaatacaaaattatttttaaaattttttcaaCACCACTAATTATCTGCATTATACCagtataattataaaaacaaaatgttggaTAATTGCTGCAGTATAATCCAacaaaactatgaaaaaaacaaaccaaatgataaaatcaatgATCATCATGCATAGCCAACTATTTGAACAAGTTGTTAACCCTTGATAATATGATAGATGGAATTGAAAGTCATCAATAGTATTCCCCGATCATATCTTACCATTTCAATTATAGATTAAATGACCATGTTCATGATttcaatttaattcttttttttttgtaaaacaaaaaaaagtagcTTTGTTAGTCAAATTGATAGAAGTTCAAACAAAActaattatataaacatatatggaaaatttggaaaataatacCCCTTTTTCAAATTGCTTTCAAAACATAAAGCATAAAAAGAGGTTAATCTTTAATAAACATGCAATATTTGATACACATATAATTGCAGTACCCACAATCCCCACCCTAAATGTGATACACAGATGTTACAATCAGATAGATATATTTCTTGATAGTTTATAGAAAAGAATAGAATCAAGATTGATCACAGAAGCCGAATGATATCGGGACACGTGCCTGCTGGTTTAAATATCTCTATCACACATAAGCCTGTAAATGACTTAGTGGCCGTGCAAGAGTATCAGACAACTGGTAGCTCTGATTATCAGATTAACCAGGGATTCAAGCATAAACTTTAAAAGTCCATGCAAAGTGCTATATGAAATGAATTCAATCTATCCATGTAGATCTCTCAATGCTGGGGCATAAAAGAGGTTCCAATCTTGTATTCTCTGATTGAAATATGATACCAGTAACGATTATTTGAATAGAAATTAAGCAAAGTTGCATACATGGTTTGATACAAACTTGCAAACATATATCTATACTTTGAGAATAAAAGGAAGTTTCCAGTTTTAGAATATGTAGCCAGTTTTCCCTTGGTGGACCTCAGTaggaaaaaaaagatttttaattatcaCATTGGTCAAAAAAGGACTCTATTTATAGTCAAGTTTATTTCATACATAGAGATGAAGTAATTCGAAGGTAAGATTTATAAACTGAATAAATCAATGATATCCAAATGCAAGAGAAATCTTTTAATTATATCATCACATAAATTTTAAAGGCATTTTCTCATAGATATTTAATTAGATGAGTTAAAACTTGACAGTTCTCAATGTGTTGTGTTTTTAAATGAATGGTaactttaaatacatgtatatatgaatacAATGAATCTTTAGACAAAACTTTGAAGTTGCATGCTCTAAACAGAATCTGTATAGCAGTTAACAAGTATACTTAAATGTCATTTCATTGCAAAACAAGATGAGCAAAATGTGTTACAATATCTAAATATTCAATAGATTTCAACTTTTTTGtccatataatttattaagtAGGAACTTGAAATAATCTGCTTCAATGCTGCTGCCAGAAATGGACCCAAGAGAGAAGGCGACCTTGAAGAACTGCTTGAACTGCTTTTTGGAAGACCTTGACCCAACCTTGACCTTCCTCTCACAAATGGTCTGTTCAGGGGTGATAACAGATGACCAAAAGGACAGAATAGAGGTAAAATTGATAACACAACCATGAAAGCTAGCACAACTTATTACCCTGTAGTGTATAAAATTACTCACGCCTCAAAAGAATATGTTAATTACTATATCATACACTCACAccctttgaagaaaaataactggtaggaaaaagaaacatttctgATACCAGATACTTAAAAAATtgacaagtaaaataaaaaaaataaataaatagaacaaGGACTTGAATATTCCCAAGAGCCATATTCTGCTGACATTATTCCCCTTGTGAATGAATCCAATCATGAGTTGTGTCACTGTGGCCATCGTTTTCATGACCAAGCAGTCATAACACTTTTCAAAGTGTTAAGAAACTACTACTTTGGTTCAATCTAAGGTCCAAGCAACCATCAAATGAACTATAAACTTGTTTTCCTTCATTCAAAAGTACCAGTAATCAGTTTTCTTTTGTCTTTTGTTCTGAAGAAGCAGACGACCAGACAAGACAAAGTGATCACTCTGCTGGAGATCCTGCCCAGAAGAGGACCGAGGGCCTTCAAGAAGTTTGCAGTGATTCTGCGCCAAGACTACTCGTGGATCAGTGAGAAACTGGAACAGGAGTACCAAGTACAGGACTGTAAGTCATGCTTTAATTGCAATCTCAATCTACCTCTAATCTAAAATTAAGTTCAGCAAGTATATAATACAAGGAAAACTTATGATGAAGCAATATTGTTAATTAGTACCTACCAGTCTTTCACTGACAAATTAAGTGAAGAAATCTTCATGCACACGAATTTTAATTTACTAAAAACTAAAAGTGCAAACAATAACAAAACTTTAATTTCAACCATAtttctaatttgtaaaattttgacacCTCATTTTTTCAATGGAAAGGACAAACTTTGCcatcaaaatgatttttcatactttttttcaTACAGTCACCAAAAGGATAGAAAATGCACTTGAACAGAGAACCAAGAAGATGGGTGAGCTGATCAAGGACCGTGATTACATAAACCGAGTGATAACAGAGACTGTGGTTCCTCTGATGATAGAGGAGTGTGGTACTAGTGTGTCCAGTGGTGCCATGGGATCAGGGTTTGATGCCCCTCTCAAAGACATCATCAACGACCATTTGATACCACTTCTAAATGGTAACAATGGTCATAGGACTCACTTAGATTCCATGCATAGTGGTATGTTACTGGATAAAGTGGTGGATATCATTCAGGACTTGAAGGAGAGATGCTGTAAGACTCTGTGTTTGAGCGATGTGACCGAGTTCCATTCTCCTTTGCCAATTCTGATCGAGACTCGGCTTCAGGAACTGAGGGACATCATAACTGCCATgaagaaagaaaacaagaagataaaaaaaatggaggAAAAACTGATCACCGAAAATCAGAAACTAAAAAGTGATTTAACAACTCAGAAAGCTGAAGTTAAAAAGGGAAAAACTGAGAGTGTGAAACAAAACTCTGAGATCAAGAAATTAAAAGACCAAGTGCAGAAAACTAAATCTGACAATGACAAACTGAAACAAGAGCTAGCAAATCTGAAGGAACAGATGAGCAAAGCAGGGATGGATCTTCAAATATCGTCAGACTTCACTTGATTTCTACAAAATTTATAATACTTTTTCTGCAATCAATAATATgatagcattttaaaaaatcaaatttaaaagaaaatattttttgtataatcaATTTTAAGGATTGTGTCTCTTCAAGTTTATGCTTCTTCAAAGAAGAggatatttgtttgtttgagagagagagagagagagagagagagagagagagagagagagcaaataATCTCCTTTAAGCTTGTCGGTTGCTAAGACTGGCtaataatgtttatttaataaagaTAGTCATTTTTATTCTatcttaaagaaaaataaaccatTGTGCCAACACAATCTAGAAACTTATGTATTTATCTTTGTTCAGCATCCTAGTTCCAAAAGGGACATGACCAGattgtattttttaacataaaaaaataaccacTTTATGTAGAGCATCAATTCCTCCATGGGGGATGGAGAGATTGAGCATGCAAGTGGTTGGATATTTAAATGCCTTAAATTTGGACagtcttgttttaaaattttaaatctgtCACTTagcatatttaaattttcaaaatcaatagaTACGTATTCAAAGtccaatttattttcattgtactttaaaattaattaaaaccaGCACCTGTTGTGCACTGGGCACCTGCCTTCTAGGTGTAATCAAAGTATCACATAtcgtatatgtatatacatatgaCTAACAGAGATTGTGATTAAcaacaaattgaaataattgaaatatgatcaatttaaaGCTTAAAtcaaatggataaaaaaaaaaaaatgcttcccaatttttatttctaatgCAATTATCTTTATTAAGAGGACTTTAATCAATGGCATTAGACATTGCAAATAAATCCAAGCTATTTTTGCTTAGTCATTAGACAATGATGAAGCATTAATTACACAATGATTTATCAGATAATTTTTTCAGAAAAGTTTAGGCTATAGAAGTTTAGTAGTAATAAACATATTGAGACATTGCATCACATTCGATGTGTTTGATGTCTGGCGTGTACTTGTTTGAACATATTGCCCACTGTAAAAACCCCATTCCCTTGACCTCATAGTTCCCAACCAAATTAGCATAATGGCCAATCATTGGACAAAAAAGCTAGAACACAAAGACATAATCCTGTACTGAACTTTGTAAAAGGGGGTATGAATGGATTAATTCTCCAGCTATTGTTTGAGTATCAAAAATTACTGGGTCTTTAATCGAATTAACATTTCAACAACTaggtatatacaatgtacttactTAGAGGCCAGAATAATGGAGGCCtgataaatcaaatattcaggtatgatatttttttccagAGATGTTTAATATTATTGATAAGCAAAACATATAAGTAAAGTTTCCTGATATTTGAGAAATCTTTTTTATAGAACTAAAGATTGCATCATACCAGGGTTTATTTTGTACGTTTCTTAATACAAAAGAAAAGGAGATTATAAACCCTATATGATTAAAAAGGCAACATTGATCAACGTCATAGGACTGTGGGAAGGCGTTTTAATACTGGCATTCAGATTAAATATGAATCCGACAACTGAATATGTGCATTGAAATTCTGTTCTGTTATGTTtgaaaagtaaaacaatttcAGGAACTCAAATAAATGTTAATTGTTTAACTTTCCCCCATTGacacattttgtgaaaaatttCAGGACAATGTGAGACATCTGTGATTGTGTAGGTATATCTGATCCATTATGGAAAAGGAGCAGATAATGGCAGTGGATGCCATGATGAGGGAGATAATGAACATTGGGTGGACCTCCAGCCAGATCATCAGACACCTCTCTCAGAGCGGTACCATCACCCTGGAGGAGCGCAAAGAACTGTTGGTGAGGATATTATTACTCAGTTATCTACTGTATAAACTGTTATTGACCTTTTGAACACTTTTCCTTCTTTAATCTTTAGTGATATATACCGGTACGTACAAAAAAACAAGCAAGGGTAAAACCATTCATCAAGCATTTTCCTTTTTCCAAACCTCTGTTACCCAGTGACTATGTGATGAGTTATTCCAgtcattttataaactttttccTGGTCAAAGTGTATAAGTAGATTCTTCAATAGAACAATCATTTTGTGCCTTTTTatggtttttatgaaaatcatcaGGCTGTATTGCTCCATAGTATTAGAGAAGCCCTGTAAAATGGTTTTCCTCATCCTACAGCCTCGGGCAATAGTTTCTACTCTTTACCTCTGATAAGACAACAATTTTGACTGTTTCCCAACAGGcataaaacaatcatttaataaaacaaaattttaaggtAAACCACATCTATCaacttatcaatttaaaatatatatgaaagatGCAACTTCAATCTTGTGTATAATGAAAATCTATAAACCTAGAATAATAAATACTTTTTCAtagaaatattattattttttcagctTTTAGACAAAAGACCACTGAGGACTAAgaaaattctgacaattttaaagaagaaagttGGAGGATGGGTGGCTTTAAAGAAAGCATTGATGATTGAAAAAGTTCACAATAGACACTTGGTTGAAAAACTGGAAGCCAGATACCAGAAATTTCTACAAAATCCCGTTTCAGAAATTCAGAAACCAAAAGTGAAGGAGAAGCTCTCGCCAACTGAAGTCATGCACATTTTCAATAAACTTAGCCTCTTAGTTTGGGGCAAGAATTCAAAGGAAATGAATGATGTGAACTTTGAAGAGTTTGATAAGGTTTTGGATGAACTTGAAAGTAACAGAGACTTGTTATACAATGATGATAGGCGGGATGAATTCCGATCCCTGTTCACTCTGATAATGCAAGTTAAGGAGGAAAACCGCTTGTATGCCAAAAACGAGAAAGTCATGAAGGATGAGGCAAAGAAATTGAAACGGAAACTTAGAGATGCTGAAGCCAAGAATGAAGAACTAGAAATAGAAATAACTGACCTTCATCTCAGTCGCGAAGAAGAGGTCAATCGCAAAATTGAGGAGGTCCGTCGAAGACTTCTAAGAAGTGGCTTAGATGATCCTGATGaagattttttcaaaagtaaCATGGCAAATCGggcaaatgatgatgatgatgatgatgaagaagaagatgaagaaGATGATGCAGAACCAGAGGATGAATATAGAAAAAGTGACAATGAGGACAAATTTGATGAGAACTTTACCCCAGAAATTACAGAGAGCAGCCATCTACATGCAAACAGACGTCTGTCCTTAGAATCAACATCTTCAACCATTGTCATCAACAAGCGACAAGTCATGTCCTCACAAAATATCATCCTAATACAAAAACCCAGAAATGTTAACATATTCTCTTAATCTTGTACATGTCATCAGAATTTACAGACAAATAGCAATCTAGgcttttttattgtttgcttGAACCATATTTTGCTGACATTCAGCATTTCATCCATTCATtcatatgatgtacatgtataatcttcCATCACAAGAAAATCATTATTTACTAATGTCCACTTGGCAAGCAGAGTTTAGAATGTTGTAATAAGGGAAAACATTTTCCAGTGGTACAGTGCTTGTATGCAATgccttttttatcattttattttcaaatggttTACTAATactatttgaaaaatttgttatatactGCATGTTCATGTTAAATTTACAGTGtattaatcattttcatttgCAATACTAAATTACTTGTTTAAATCCTTTAATCAGTCCtaaaaagctactatatagcaCAACTGCACAAACATACATTTAGAACATTACTTCTTGTTGTATAGTTTTGTTAAATTACCATAGAGGATTGTTCACAGTATGTTTCATAATTCATAGGTTACATCAATTCAATCGAAAGTAAGCAAAAACATTAAATCAAAtagttttgtttggtttttaccagagacataaataacatcatgttatttatgtctctggttttcACTCTACATTTCATTTCCTATCTTCGAAGCAATGTAACCAGAAATTTCTTTCAgattgttatcaaataaaaaattgatctgttatacatgttttattcaTCTATCTCTTGTTTGTGTGAATATCAATTACAAAGagatgcaagaaaaaaaaaacccaccaaaacaaccaaaaaaaaaaaaaatgtggagtCTGCAAGAAGAGATTCAACTCATACTTACCAGGATTATAACTATCAATGCAATTCCTTAAAAAAGAGAATTTAATGCccatatttttgtttctttcttaGTATAAAACTATAATCATCAACACAAGATATGAATGTACAATATAGAGATACAACAATCTGAGCATTGAATTCCAGTCATTTGCAAACTCTTCTTTTATTACCCAGTTTTTCCCAACTTTTGCAAAAAAAGGAGCTTTTTATCCCTTTCAATAGATCCAAAGTTTAAACCGAGTCAGGAAAGGGCAAAAcaaataatctttttaaaaggtGG carries:
- the LOC128179610 gene encoding uncharacterized protein LOC128179610; protein product: MEKEQIMAVDAMMREIMNIGWTSSQIIRHLSQSGTITLEERKELLLLDKRPLRTKKILTILKKKVGGWVALKKALMIEKVHNRHLVEKLEARYQKFLQNPVSEIQKPKVKEKLSPTEVMHIFNKLSLLVWGKNSKEMNDVNFEEFDKVLDELESNRDLLYNDDRRDEFRSLFTLIMQVKEENRLYAKNEKVMKDEAKKLKRKLRDAEAKNEELEIEITDLHLSREEEVNRKIEEVRRRLLRSGLDDPDEDFFKSNMANRANDDDDDDEEEDEEDDAEPEDEYRKSDNEDKFDENFTPEITESSHLHANRRLSLESTSSTIVINKRQVMSSQNIILIQKPRNVNIFS
- the LOC128179623 gene encoding uncharacterized protein LOC128179623, which gives rise to MLLPEMDPREKATLKNCLNCFLEDLDPTLTFLSQMVCSGVITDDQKDRIEKQTTRQDKVITLLEILPRRGPRAFKKFAVILRQDYSWISEKLEQEYQVQDFTKRIENALEQRTKKMGELIKDRDYINRVITETVVPLMIEECGTSVSSGAMGSGFDAPLKDIINDHLIPLLNGNNGHRTHLDSMHSGMLLDKVVDIIQDLKERCCKTLCLSDVTEFHSPLPILIETRLQELRDIITAMKKENKKIKKMEEKLITENQKLKSDLTTQKAEVKKGKTESVKQNSEIKKLKDQVQKTKSDNDKLKQELANLKEQMSKAGMDLQISSDFT